In Synechococcus sp. KORDI-52, one genomic interval encodes:
- a CDS encoding glycoside hydrolase 100 family protein: MPTRFTEQSQRFRPNSNEEQVLQKAREHFEATLIGVQGKLAGSIAAMEHRRTDDALNYGEIFLRDNVPVMIYLMLQGRFAIVKQFLSVSLHLQSTNVQTRGVFPTSFVEEEGQLVADYGQRSIGRITSVDASLWWPILCWVYVKRSGDTDFGRCPEVQRGLQLLLDLVLHPSFEGTPVLFVPDCAFMIDRPMDVWGAPLEVEVLLFAALRSCIGLMELCQRHENSALLGERLRLSRQWTHDLRQFLLKHYWVTSKTMQVLRRRPTEQYGDNQHQNEFNVQPQVIPDWLQDWLENRGGYMIGNMRTGRPDFRFYSLGNSLASLFGLLTAPQQRALFRLVLHNRDHLMAQMPMRICHPPMEGVEWENKTGSDPKNWPWSYHNGGHWPSLLWFFGASILLHERLNPQADVLLMGQMKTLLDECYWSHLNQLPRQQWAEYFDGPTGTWVGQQSRTYQTWTIVGFLLMHHFLHVNPDDVLMLNLDESMGH; the protein is encoded by the coding sequence ATGCCGACGCGTTTCACCGAACAGAGCCAGCGTTTCCGTCCCAACTCGAACGAAGAGCAGGTGCTGCAAAAAGCACGGGAGCACTTCGAAGCAACACTGATTGGCGTGCAAGGAAAACTCGCCGGCAGCATTGCAGCGATGGAACATCGCCGCACTGACGACGCCCTCAACTACGGCGAAATCTTCCTGCGGGACAACGTTCCGGTGATGATTTACCTGATGCTGCAGGGCCGCTTCGCCATTGTGAAGCAGTTTCTAAGCGTCAGCCTTCACCTCCAGAGCACCAACGTTCAAACCCGCGGCGTCTTTCCCACCAGTTTTGTGGAAGAAGAAGGGCAGCTGGTTGCGGACTACGGCCAACGCTCAATTGGTCGCATCACTTCGGTGGACGCCAGTCTCTGGTGGCCGATTCTCTGCTGGGTCTACGTCAAACGCAGTGGGGACACTGACTTCGGTCGCTGCCCTGAGGTGCAGCGGGGGCTACAACTACTACTCGATCTGGTTCTGCACCCCAGTTTTGAAGGCACGCCGGTGCTGTTCGTGCCTGACTGCGCCTTCATGATTGACCGCCCCATGGATGTCTGGGGCGCTCCATTGGAGGTGGAAGTGCTGCTCTTCGCAGCTCTTCGCAGCTGCATTGGGCTGATGGAACTCTGCCAACGCCACGAGAACAGTGCTCTTCTCGGGGAACGGCTTCGTCTGAGCCGGCAGTGGACCCATGATTTACGGCAGTTTCTTTTGAAGCATTACTGGGTCACCAGCAAAACAATGCAAGTGCTTCGGCGACGGCCGACGGAGCAGTATGGCGACAACCAGCACCAAAACGAGTTCAACGTTCAACCCCAGGTCATCCCGGACTGGTTGCAGGACTGGCTGGAGAACCGAGGCGGTTACATGATCGGGAACATGCGAACCGGACGACCGGATTTTCGCTTCTACTCCTTGGGGAATTCCTTGGCATCCCTGTTCGGGTTGCTGACTGCGCCGCAGCAACGGGCCCTGTTCCGACTGGTGCTGCACAACCGGGATCACCTGATGGCCCAGATGCCGATGCGCATCTGTCATCCCCCCATGGAGGGCGTGGAATGGGAGAACAAAACGGGCTCCGATCCCAAAAACTGGCCCTGGAGCTATCACAACGGTGGCCACTGGCCGAGCCTGCTCTGGTTTTTTGGAGCGTCCATCCTTCTGCACGAAAGGCTGAATCCCCAGGCCGACGTGTTGCTGATGGGACAAATGAAAACGCTGTTGGACGAGTGCTACTGGAGCCATCTCAACCAACTGCCCCGTCAGCAATGGGCTGAATATTTCGATGGCCCCACAGGAACCTGGGTCGGACAGCAATCACGCACGTATCAGACCTGGACCATCGTTGGATTTCTGCTGATGCACCACTTTCTCCACGTCAACCCGGACGACGTGCTGATGCTCAACCTCGACGAATCGATGGGTCACTGA
- the petD gene encoding cytochrome b6-f complex subunit IV: MHILKKPDLSDPKMRAKLAKGMGHNYYGEPAWPNDLLYIFPVVILGTIACVVGLAVLDPAMLADKADPFATPLEILPEWYLYPVFQILRVVPNKLLGIALQTLVPLGLMLVPFIESFNKFQNPFRRPVAMTVFLTGTLVTIYLGIGAALPIDKSLTLGLF, encoded by the coding sequence ATGCACATTCTCAAGAAGCCTGATCTCTCCGATCCCAAGATGCGGGCCAAGCTCGCCAAGGGCATGGGCCACAACTATTACGGCGAGCCTGCCTGGCCCAACGATCTCCTCTACATCTTCCCGGTGGTGATCCTCGGCACCATTGCCTGTGTGGTTGGTCTGGCCGTCCTTGATCCAGCGATGCTCGCCGACAAGGCTGATCCCTTCGCCACCCCTCTGGAAATTCTTCCTGAGTGGTACCTCTACCCAGTGTTCCAGATTCTGCGGGTTGTTCCCAACAAGCTTCTGGGCATTGCTCTGCAAACCCTGGTTCCCCTGGGCCTGATGCTTGTTCCTTTCATCGAAAGCTTCAACAAGTTCCAGAACCCTTTCCGCCGTCCCGTGGCGATGACTGTGTTTCTGACTGGAACTCTGGTGACCATCTACCTCGGTATTGGTGCAGCACTTCCGATCGACAAGTCCCTCACCCTTGGACTGTTCTGA
- the petB gene encoding cytochrome b6: MANSSPVYDWFQERLEIQDIADDIGSKYVPPHVNIFYCLGGITLVCFLIQFATGFAMTFYYKPTVAEAYKSVEYLMTDVSFGWLIRSVHRWSASMMVLMLILHVFRVYLTGGFKRPRELTWVTGVTMAVITVSFGVTGYSLPWDQVGYWAVKIVSGVPAAIPVVGDFMVELLRGGESVGQATLTRFYSLHTFVMPWLLAVFMLMHFLMIRKQGISGPL, from the coding sequence ATGGCGAACTCATCACCGGTTTACGACTGGTTCCAAGAACGTCTGGAAATCCAGGACATTGCTGACGACATCGGGTCCAAGTACGTGCCCCCCCACGTCAACATCTTCTATTGCCTGGGGGGCATCACGTTGGTGTGCTTCCTGATCCAGTTCGCGACTGGGTTCGCGATGACCTTCTATTACAAGCCCACAGTTGCCGAGGCCTACAAGTCGGTCGAATATCTGATGACCGACGTCAGCTTTGGTTGGCTGATCCGCTCGGTGCACCGCTGGAGCGCATCAATGATGGTGTTGATGCTCATCCTTCACGTGTTCCGCGTTTACCTCACAGGCGGCTTCAAACGTCCCCGTGAGCTCACCTGGGTCACCGGTGTGACTATGGCCGTGATCACCGTGTCCTTCGGTGTGACTGGTTACTCCCTGCCCTGGGACCAGGTTGGTTACTGGGCCGTGAAGATCGTTTCCGGTGTCCCTGCGGCCATTCCTGTTGTTGGAGATTTCATGGTCGAACTGCTTCGCGGTGGCGAAAGCGTTGGCCAGGCCACTCTCACGCGCTTCTACAGCCTTCACACCTTCGTGATGCCCTGGCTGCTGGCGGTGTTCATGCTCATGCACTTCCTGATGATTCGGAAGCAGGGCATTTCTGGTCCCTTGTGA
- the ctpZ gene encoding carboxyl-terminal processing protease CtpZ codes for MYPTVNDLSDWLRRKGFRALRQLIAAALCCFLVLGSACTAVALSDTQQLVVDSWRLVNQGFWNPEQLDAVRWKRQRQKAMERNIESSNDAYAAIESMLAQLGDPYTRLLRPEDYKALKNSTNGSLSGVGLQLGPDESSNGVVVISALEGSPAGEAEITSGTRLLSVDGRAVVDLGLEGTVAALRGDVGSQVVLTLDNGSGETNELTLERRSVDLRPVRTRRLRSGTHTLGYLRITQFSEGVPEQVKEALTELQNKDIEGLVLDLRNNSGGLVSAGLAVADDFLSGGAIVETRNREGINDTIQASLQTVYDGPMVILVNGGTASASEILAGALQDNERATLLGGQTFGKGLIQTLTNLSDGSGLAVTVAGYVTPSGRDIQGEGIAPDRGLSDPEPLNPGGDGDRWLSEAEQWMEALLEQPANDTEA; via the coding sequence ATGTATCCAACTGTTAACGATCTTTCAGACTGGCTGCGGCGCAAAGGGTTTCGAGCGCTGCGCCAACTGATCGCAGCTGCTCTTTGCTGCTTTCTAGTGCTGGGCAGCGCCTGCACAGCCGTTGCACTTAGCGACACACAACAGCTCGTGGTGGACAGCTGGCGGCTTGTGAACCAGGGCTTTTGGAATCCCGAGCAACTCGATGCGGTGCGTTGGAAGCGTCAACGGCAGAAGGCCATGGAACGCAACATCGAGAGCAGCAACGATGCCTATGCAGCCATCGAATCGATGCTGGCTCAGCTGGGCGACCCCTACACCCGGCTACTCCGTCCAGAGGACTACAAGGCGCTGAAGAACAGCACCAACGGCAGCCTCAGCGGTGTGGGCTTGCAACTCGGTCCGGATGAAAGCAGCAATGGCGTTGTGGTGATTTCTGCCCTCGAGGGTTCTCCCGCCGGCGAAGCGGAGATCACCAGTGGAACACGGTTGCTGTCTGTTGATGGCCGGGCCGTGGTGGATCTAGGTCTCGAAGGAACCGTGGCAGCGCTGCGGGGAGACGTGGGCTCGCAGGTGGTGCTGACGCTGGACAACGGCAGCGGAGAAACAAATGAGCTGACGCTTGAACGCCGCAGTGTGGACCTACGGCCGGTACGCACAAGGCGCTTGCGCAGCGGCACTCACACCCTTGGCTATCTGCGGATCACCCAGTTCAGCGAAGGCGTTCCCGAACAGGTGAAAGAGGCCCTCACGGAACTGCAGAACAAGGACATCGAAGGATTGGTGCTCGACCTCCGCAACAACTCAGGCGGTTTGGTGAGCGCTGGATTAGCGGTCGCCGACGACTTCCTTTCCGGTGGCGCCATCGTTGAGACCCGCAACCGTGAGGGGATCAATGACACCATCCAGGCCAGCCTCCAGACGGTGTACGACGGACCGATGGTCATCCTCGTGAATGGAGGAACGGCCAGCGCGAGTGAAATCCTGGCTGGCGCCCTCCAGGACAACGAACGCGCCACCCTTCTCGGAGGACAGACGTTTGGCAAAGGGCTGATTCAAACGCTGACCAACCTCAGTGACGGCAGCGGCCTCGCCGTGACCGTCGCCGGCTACGTAACACCGAGTGGACGGGACATCCAAGGAGAAGGCATCGCACCCGATCGTGGGTTGTCAGATCCGGAACCCCTGAACCCCGGCGGTGATGGTGATCGCTGGCTCTCGGAAGCCGAGCAATGGATGGAGGCCTTGCTGGAACAGCCCGCTAACGACACCGAGGCATGA
- a CDS encoding HD domain-containing protein produces the protein MNQRTYHDPLHRGIGLDRQAPAEGMVMDLVDTAPFQRLRRIRQLGPAYLTFHSAESSRFTHSLGVFHLARRAFERMLPLAPELEKYRGLLYGAALLHDIGHGPLSHTGEEMFGLRHEAWSARVIRHHPEIRDCLESHASGTAEAVANLLEHGRSPHPLIKHLISSQLDCDRLDYLLRDSYSTGTRYGQLDLDRILGALTLAPDGDMAIHPKGLMAVEHYLVVRNLMYRSVYNHRLNVVCNWLLEKLILTARQLGPEQVWADEVMASWLWQPDQIRLENFLANDDQRTGYHLQRWQAEAPAALAELSGRFLDRRLLKATAVEHLSPAEQLQLLATARRLADRHGHDPELCCGLRHQQLRGYHPYRGGLRLWDGQQLQALEKASPLVASLATPAATSWLIHPRDISAELRQEMDVEWPRAAAA, from the coding sequence ATGAACCAGCGGACCTATCACGACCCTCTGCATCGCGGCATTGGTCTTGACCGCCAAGCCCCAGCCGAGGGGATGGTGATGGATCTGGTGGACACGGCGCCGTTCCAGCGCCTGCGACGCATCCGCCAGCTGGGTCCGGCCTACCTCACCTTTCACAGCGCTGAATCCAGTCGATTCACCCACTCGCTGGGGGTCTTTCATCTGGCACGCCGTGCGTTTGAGCGGATGCTGCCATTGGCACCCGAGTTGGAGAAGTACCGGGGTCTGCTCTACGGGGCTGCTTTGCTCCATGACATCGGCCATGGCCCCCTCAGCCACACCGGCGAAGAGATGTTTGGCCTGCGCCATGAAGCGTGGTCAGCGCGGGTGATCCGGCATCACCCAGAGATCCGTGACTGTCTGGAGAGCCATGCATCCGGCACGGCTGAGGCGGTGGCGAACCTGCTGGAGCATGGACGCAGCCCTCACCCCCTGATCAAACACCTGATCAGCAGTCAACTGGATTGCGACCGGCTGGATTACCTCCTGCGCGACAGCTACAGCACCGGAACGCGCTACGGGCAGCTGGATCTCGACCGCATCCTGGGAGCCCTGACCCTGGCCCCCGATGGGGACATGGCCATTCATCCCAAGGGTCTGATGGCTGTGGAGCACTACCTGGTGGTGAGGAACCTCATGTACAGGAGCGTCTACAACCACCGGCTGAATGTGGTGTGCAACTGGCTTCTGGAAAAACTGATCCTGACCGCACGACAACTGGGCCCTGAGCAGGTGTGGGCTGATGAGGTGATGGCCAGCTGGCTCTGGCAACCGGACCAGATCCGCTTGGAGAACTTCCTCGCCAACGACGACCAACGCACCGGCTACCACCTCCAGCGCTGGCAAGCCGAAGCACCAGCAGCCCTGGCTGAACTGAGTGGGCGTTTTCTGGATCGACGCCTGCTTAAAGCAACGGCCGTCGAGCATCTGTCTCCGGCTGAGCAACTGCAGTTGCTCGCAACAGCCAGGCGACTGGCCGATCGTCATGGCCACGACCCTGAACTCTGCTGCGGATTGCGTCATCAACAGCTGCGTGGATACCACCCCTATCGAGGCGGCTTGCGCCTCTGGGACGGGCAGCAGCTCCAGGCCCTGGAGAAAGCCTCTCCCCTGGTCGCCAGTCTCGCGACCCCGGCGGCAACCTCCTGGTTGATTCACCCCCGTGACATCAGTGCCGAGCTCAGGCAGGAAATGGACGTTGAATGGCCCCGAGCAGCAGCAGCGTGA
- the minC gene encoding septum site-determining protein MinC → MTLRLPDQRLDHWRDRLPDLLSRCSQPMVDLDCGDWILNCSDLADLCAAVTEAGHQLGRITGRVPETIVAASALGLDASRSNTPSNRELRPNPVTTAASDLLFHHGTLRSGNHLQSERTILLYGDVNPGAQISSTADVLVWGRLRGVAHAGCEGSTTAKIVALQLRPLQLRIADVVARGPEDLPQAGLAEQAELKDGVIAIEPAVIQNFQKR, encoded by the coding sequence ATGACATTGAGGCTTCCCGACCAGCGCCTTGATCACTGGAGGGATCGTTTGCCTGATCTGCTGAGCAGGTGTTCCCAACCGATGGTTGATCTCGATTGCGGAGACTGGATCCTGAACTGCAGCGACCTCGCTGATTTGTGCGCCGCCGTCACCGAGGCAGGTCATCAACTCGGACGAATCACCGGCCGGGTGCCCGAGACAATTGTGGCTGCTTCAGCCTTGGGACTGGATGCAAGCCGATCCAACACGCCTTCTAACCGTGAACTCCGGCCCAATCCTGTGACGACGGCCGCTTCCGACCTCTTGTTTCACCACGGCACCCTGCGCTCCGGCAACCATCTCCAAAGTGAGCGCACCATCCTTCTCTACGGCGATGTGAACCCCGGAGCACAGATCAGTTCAACCGCTGATGTTTTGGTGTGGGGTCGCCTGCGGGGCGTGGCCCATGCCGGATGCGAGGGGTCAACGACAGCGAAAATCGTTGCCCTGCAGTTGCGGCCACTGCAACTGAGGATTGCTGACGTTGTCGCCCGAGGCCCCGAGGATCTGCCCCAAGCGGGTTTGGCCGAGCAAGCCGAACTCAAGGATGGCGTGATCGCCATTGAACCCGCCGTCATCCAGAACTTTCAAAAACGCTGA
- the minD gene encoding septum site-determining protein MinD — MSTTRTILICSGKGGVGKTTTTANLGIALARQGAKTVVLDADFGLRNLDLLLGLENRIVYTAQEVLAESCRLEQALVKHKQEPNLALLPAGNPRMLEWLKPKDMQAIVALLERQFDYVLIDCPAGIEDGFKNAAAAAREAVVITTPEVAAVRDADRVIGLLNTKGVQPVQLVLNRVRPKMMSNQEMLSVDDVTDILALPLLGLVFEDEQVIVSTNRGEPLTLSDSSSPAAQAYGNIAQRLQGEDIPLMDPSQARLGLRARMRKLMQTRIF; from the coding sequence GTGTCGACGACCCGAACCATCCTCATCTGTTCTGGCAAGGGCGGTGTCGGAAAAACAACGACAACGGCGAACCTTGGTATCGCCCTTGCCCGTCAAGGCGCCAAGACCGTGGTTCTTGACGCGGACTTCGGTCTGAGGAACCTTGACCTGCTCCTGGGCCTGGAGAACCGCATCGTCTACACCGCCCAGGAGGTGCTGGCGGAGAGCTGCCGGCTTGAGCAAGCCCTGGTGAAACACAAGCAGGAGCCCAATCTGGCCCTGCTCCCTGCGGGCAACCCTCGGATGCTCGAGTGGCTCAAGCCCAAGGACATGCAAGCGATCGTTGCGCTGCTGGAACGCCAGTTCGATTACGTTTTGATCGATTGCCCTGCAGGCATCGAAGACGGATTCAAAAATGCCGCTGCCGCAGCCCGAGAAGCTGTGGTGATCACCACCCCGGAAGTGGCCGCCGTGAGGGACGCTGATCGGGTGATCGGGCTTCTGAACACCAAGGGTGTGCAGCCTGTGCAGCTTGTGCTCAACAGGGTGCGACCGAAGATGATGTCGAACCAGGAAATGCTCTCGGTGGATGACGTCACCGACATCCTGGCGCTGCCTCTTCTGGGGCTTGTTTTTGAAGACGAACAGGTGATTGTGAGCACTAACCGCGGTGAACCCTTGACCCTGAGTGATTCATCGTCCCCAGCAGCCCAGGCCTACGGCAACATCGCGCAACGGCTTCAAGGTGAAGACATACCGCTGATGGATCCCTCACAGGCCCGCCTCGGCCTCCGCGCCAGGATGCGCAAGCTGATGCAAACCCGAATTTTCTGA
- the minE gene encoding cell division topological specificity factor MinE: MTLKEFIDKLLRRQPASAETAKERLQLVLAHDRSDLNPELLEQMRREILEVVARYVEIDLEEGDVSLETEDRVTALVANLPIRRPVVKPANGGTL; encoded by the coding sequence ATGACACTCAAGGAATTCATCGACAAACTCCTGCGCCGTCAGCCAGCCAGTGCAGAAACAGCCAAAGAGCGGCTCCAGCTGGTTTTAGCCCATGACCGCAGTGACCTCAATCCTGAGCTGCTCGAACAGATGCGGCGAGAAATCCTCGAAGTGGTGGCCCGCTACGTGGAAATCGACCTCGAAGAAGGTGACGTGAGCCTGGAGACGGAAGACCGCGTCACCGCCCTGGTGGCCAACCTTCCCATCCGTCGTCCGGTCGTTAAACCGGCGAATGGTGGAACGCTCTGA
- a CDS encoding response regulator transcription factor, translated as MLLLQGLNNRAIAQRLVISHRTVECHISRALQKSGCCNRLELALWLIGEGDTALNCQASAVTMKHMPA; from the coding sequence ATGCTCTTGCTTCAAGGCCTCAACAACAGAGCCATTGCCCAGCGGTTGGTGATCAGTCACCGGACGGTCGAATGCCACATCAGCAGAGCACTCCAAAAAAGCGGCTGCTGCAACCGACTCGAGCTGGCGCTCTGGCTCATCGGTGAAGGTGACACTGCTTTGAATTGCCAGGCAAGCGCCGTTACGATGAAACACATGCCGGCTTAG
- a CDS encoding L-threonylcarbamoyladenylate synthase: MKEGFVPAPVLAATDLALRLRAGEAAIIPTDTLPGLAVLPDQAQTLWRLKCRPADKPLILMGASVNDLLHEVAVPCHRELEALAERYWPGALTLVLPARDGGAGRYLNPGGTTLGCRIPACEQTRGLLQISGPLATTSANLSGEPASMTAAEAALSFPDVAQLGPQPWCQASGQASTVLVWVGDGRWRIVRRGAVIPAGVEVFE, from the coding sequence ATGAAGGAAGGATTCGTGCCTGCTCCGGTTCTGGCCGCCACCGATTTGGCGCTGCGGCTTCGTGCCGGCGAAGCCGCCATCATTCCCACCGACACCCTGCCGGGACTGGCGGTGCTTCCCGATCAAGCCCAGACCCTCTGGCGTCTGAAATGCCGACCGGCTGATAAGCCCCTCATCTTGATGGGGGCATCAGTGAACGACTTGCTTCACGAAGTTGCGGTTCCGTGCCATCGGGAGCTTGAAGCCTTGGCTGAGCGCTACTGGCCTGGAGCGCTCACCCTGGTGCTGCCTGCCCGTGATGGCGGAGCTGGGCGGTATCTCAACCCAGGCGGTACGACGCTGGGCTGCCGCATTCCAGCCTGTGAGCAGACCCGTGGATTGCTACAGATCAGCGGACCATTGGCCACCACCAGCGCCAATCTCTCCGGAGAGCCGGCCAGTATGACCGCGGCAGAGGCGGCGCTGAGTTTCCCAGATGTTGCTCAGCTGGGGCCTCAGCCCTGGTGTCAAGCCTCTGGTCAGGCCAGCACGGTATTGGTCTGGGTTGGGGATGGACGGTGGCGCATCGTGCGACGGGGTGCTGTGATTCCTGCAGGGGTTGAGGTGTTCGAGTGA
- the prmC gene encoding peptide chain release factor N(5)-glutamine methyltransferase, with protein sequence MTNSTTLAGTDLLTWRRQQLARGGAAADLDWLIDLAGGVRWTSLQRLLLDPARTVALQQSLEVLSELWQRHLEENVPLQHLAGLCPWRDLLLESSPAALIPRQETELLVDLALNHFQSAPPRRWADLGTGSGAIAVSLVRAWPTALGHGVDLSADALRLAERNLQRCAPHNNCSLHLGSWWTPLRRWWGTLDLVISNPPYIPRSVVHGLDAVVRDHEPHLALSGGEDGLDAIRTVVDGAPTGLSPGGWLLLEHHHDQSGLVMQLMRDAGLVEVSAAADLEGTRRFALARNRSATT encoded by the coding sequence TTGACAAATTCCACAACCCTTGCCGGCACGGATCTTTTGACGTGGAGACGCCAACAACTCGCCCGCGGTGGAGCTGCGGCCGATCTCGATTGGTTGATCGATCTGGCCGGTGGCGTTCGCTGGACAAGCCTGCAGCGGTTGCTGCTGGATCCAGCACGAACCGTTGCACTCCAGCAGTCACTCGAGGTGCTCTCTGAACTGTGGCAGCGCCATCTTGAGGAGAACGTCCCCCTGCAGCATTTGGCTGGCCTTTGTCCATGGCGAGATCTGCTGCTCGAATCCTCCCCCGCTGCGCTGATTCCTCGTCAGGAAACCGAACTGCTGGTGGATCTTGCCCTGAACCACTTCCAGTCTGCCCCACCCCGGCGCTGGGCTGATCTAGGCACTGGCTCAGGGGCCATCGCGGTGAGTTTGGTCCGTGCCTGGCCGACGGCACTCGGGCATGGCGTCGACCTCAGTGCAGATGCTTTGCGTTTGGCGGAACGCAATCTCCAGCGTTGCGCTCCGCACAACAACTGTTCGCTTCACCTTGGCTCATGGTGGACGCCGCTCAGGCGCTGGTGGGGAACCCTGGATCTTGTGATCAGTAATCCTCCCTACATTCCACGGTCTGTGGTTCACGGTCTCGACGCTGTGGTTCGTGACCATGAGCCCCATTTGGCCTTGAGTGGGGGAGAGGACGGGCTGGATGCCATCCGCACCGTGGTGGATGGAGCACCAACGGGGCTGTCGCCTGGGGGCTGGCTTCTGCTCGAACACCACCACGATCAGAGCGGCCTGGTCATGCAGCTGATGAGGGATGCGGGTTTGGTGGAGGTCAGCGCGGCCGCTGATCTTGAAGGGACACGCCGCTTTGCTCTTGCTCGCAACCGTTCTGCGACCACTTGA
- a CDS encoding DNA-processing protein DprA, protein MADLRRFCRDQAIGPDQLWAWPIERLGKALGWPARCLRAVDRYRCEQGIEPNLDVPACALLPGDPAWPSCLDGVDSSPSGLYVEGDRLLLRRLNAREAIAVVGTRSASDHGLAMAEDLGRALAEAGWPVLSGLAEGIDAAAHHGCLISNGSPIAILGTPLDRVYPAHHRSLQQQVAEQGLLVSTTRSGSRVYPGHFATRNRWLVTFAKALVVVECPQRSGALISARWASRMHCPVWVVPGDARRWSCRGSNALLRDRATALIHSEDLVRCLGDGPLKPDDSHGMNQQLMGAIGAGASVDQLVLRLQCSPAELASELLALECKGELLCESGLHWRKRRP, encoded by the coding sequence ATGGCCGATTTGCGCAGGTTCTGCCGCGATCAAGCCATCGGGCCAGATCAGCTCTGGGCCTGGCCAATCGAGCGCCTTGGCAAGGCTCTGGGTTGGCCGGCCCGCTGTTTGCGTGCCGTCGATCGTTACAGGTGTGAGCAAGGAATCGAGCCGAATCTTGATGTTCCTGCTTGTGCTCTTTTGCCGGGTGACCCCGCCTGGCCGAGCTGTTTGGATGGCGTGGATTCATCTCCTTCCGGGCTGTACGTCGAGGGGGATCGATTGCTGCTTCGCCGTTTGAATGCCCGAGAAGCCATTGCGGTGGTGGGCACACGCTCTGCCTCGGACCATGGCCTTGCGATGGCTGAAGACCTGGGTCGCGCTCTTGCTGAAGCGGGTTGGCCTGTGCTCAGTGGGCTTGCTGAAGGGATTGACGCTGCAGCCCATCACGGCTGTTTGATCAGCAATGGTTCACCCATTGCGATTTTGGGGACACCTTTGGATCGCGTTTATCCAGCCCACCACCGATCACTGCAGCAGCAGGTCGCAGAGCAAGGGTTGCTGGTGAGCACAACCCGGTCGGGCTCTCGCGTTTATCCAGGCCACTTCGCAACCCGGAATCGTTGGCTTGTCACGTTTGCGAAAGCACTCGTGGTGGTGGAGTGTCCGCAACGCAGCGGAGCACTGATTTCGGCCCGCTGGGCGAGCCGCATGCATTGCCCGGTGTGGGTTGTTCCTGGTGATGCCCGCCGTTGGTCATGTCGGGGCAGCAATGCCCTGCTTCGGGATCGTGCGACAGCCTTGATTCATTCCGAGGATCTGGTTCGTTGTCTTGGTGACGGCCCCTTGAAGCCGGACGACTCACATGGCATGAACCAGCAGCTGATGGGCGCCATTGGGGCCGGGGCTTCTGTTGATCAGCTGGTGCTTCGTTTGCAGTGTTCCCCTGCTGAGCTGGCCTCCGAGCTTCTGGCTCTCGAGTGCAAGGGTGAACTGCTGTGTGAGTCTGGACTTCACTGGCGCAAGCGTCGGCCTTGA
- a CDS encoding acyl-CoA thioesterase, with the protein MYTLTKRVLPQHTDYAGVMWHGAYVQWLEEARVEALQAAGLGYAAMTAMGVDMPVVSLRLKYISPLRHGDEVCLDSHCSGRQGVRWPWFSRFVCRGTVVAEATVNLVMVREGRVLRSVPLELQEVMDLLVNQRL; encoded by the coding sequence ATGTACACCCTGACCAAGCGTGTGCTCCCGCAGCACACCGATTACGCCGGTGTGATGTGGCATGGGGCCTATGTGCAGTGGCTTGAGGAAGCCAGGGTTGAGGCCCTTCAGGCTGCGGGCCTTGGTTATGCCGCCATGACCGCGATGGGCGTCGATATGCCGGTGGTTTCTCTGCGGCTGAAGTACATCAGCCCACTTCGACACGGTGATGAGGTGTGTCTTGATAGCCATTGCTCGGGTCGGCAGGGTGTGCGTTGGCCATGGTTCTCTCGCTTTGTTTGCAGAGGCACCGTGGTCGCGGAGGCAACAGTGAATCTGGTGATGGTCCGTGAGGGGCGCGTGCTCAGGAGCGTGCCTCTCGAGCTGCAGGAGGTGATGGATCTGCTGGTGAACCAACGCCTTTGA